In the genome of Xiphophorus hellerii strain 12219 chromosome 14, Xiphophorus_hellerii-4.1, whole genome shotgun sequence, the window GATACTTTTTTCTGATATGTTGAGTGAAACAGAGCGGCTCCTGTTAGCTGGATTTGtcattttaagctgtttttatgaaacttatttgtggtttttctgTTCCAGAAATTCGAGAAGAAGTACAACAACGAGCAGCTGAAGGGATCTGTTTCTAAGGAAACAAAGTTTGAGTATGCTTGGTGTTTAATCAGGAGTAAATACACAGACGACATCAAGAAGGGAGTGTTGCTCTTAGAgggtaaataaatgtttattatttaaattattcatattattttcctttatttcttcTAAGTAAACCTGTAGGAACCAGTCACATTCTTTCTGTGGACTGCTTTAGCAAACATGTATGTTTTTTCTCTTGCAGAACTTGTCCACAAATCGTCAAAGGACGACTCCCGGGACTATCTGTTCTACCTTGCAGTGGCCAACTACAGACTCAAAGTCAGTCATCTTTCCAAATATAATATGAAtcttgtattttctttcataGCGTGTTCAAAATACTCTCTTCTGTGTGAATGGTCAGAACTTAACAGCTGTGGTGTCTCCTACCCACACCTCACTATTTATAAACAGGTTTACTTCTGTTATCTTCTTATAAACAAACTATTCATACCCATATGTTTAACCATTGAAATATTGGGTCATTTCTATTAGTATTTGAAcacattgtttaattttgttgtatATTGTTGTTAGTGGATTTTGTATGGTCTTTCTATTGCCTGTCATTTTGACCCCTGCTCAAACCAAACCTGCATTCTGGTACGGCAGTGTGCCTGCCTCTGCTCCCTCCCTGACTGTCCTCTGAAGATAACTAATCAGGACTTTATGGTCTGCAGGTTATAATGGtctctttctctgcttttaAGCTGTAATCTCTCCAACTATACCTCACGTGCCTCATTCACCTCACGTCTGATCTGCATCGACTTTGATCGTGgcagatttgatttgttttcataattttagGTGACTTCTCTattctctctctcccccctccCCAGGAATATGAAAAAGCCTTGAAGTACATCCGGACTCTCCTGAGGAACGAGCCGGGGAACAAGCAGGCTCTGGAGCTGGAGAAGCTCATCGACAAGGCTTTGAAGAAAGGTAAGCGTGTGGAAAAACAACGTTCTGAAAACGCTCTATAAATCCCCACTCTCACGCCCGCTTGTCGTTGTCCAGACGGCTTGGTCGGCATGGCGATTGTTGGGGGAATCGGACTGGGCGTGGCAGGCTTGGCGGGTCTGATCGGCTTGGCGGTGTCAAAGGGAGCAGCGAAATCCTAACCTGGATAAGAAATGTGTTCTGGACTTATACGTTGACCtccatt includes:
- the fis1 gene encoding mitochondrial fission 1 protein; this encodes MEAVLSDVVAPEDLKKFEKKYNNEQLKGSVSKETKFEYAWCLIRSKYTDDIKKGVLLLEELVHKSSKDDSRDYLFYLAVANYRLKEYEKALKYIRTLLRNEPGNKQALELEKLIDKALKKDGLVGMAIVGGIGLGVAGLAGLIGLAVSKGAAKS